Proteins encoded within one genomic window of Brenneria nigrifluens DSM 30175 = ATCC 13028:
- the lspA gene encoding signal peptidase II, with product MNKSICSSGLRWLWLALAVLVVDLGSKQWILAHFALGDTQPLVPYLNLHYARNYGAAFSFLADKGGWQRWFFAGIAIAIVIALLVMMYRGSARQKLNNIAYALIIGGALGNLFDRMWHGFVVDFIDFYVGSWHFATFNLADSAICIGAALIVLEGFFNTHDDAVKQKGH from the coding sequence ATGAATAAATCGATCTGTTCGAGTGGATTGCGCTGGCTGTGGCTGGCGCTGGCGGTTCTGGTTGTCGACCTCGGCAGCAAGCAGTGGATTTTAGCCCACTTTGCGCTGGGGGATACGCAGCCGCTGGTTCCCTATCTAAACCTGCACTATGCGCGCAATTATGGCGCGGCGTTCAGTTTTCTGGCGGACAAGGGCGGCTGGCAGCGCTGGTTTTTTGCCGGTATCGCCATCGCCATCGTTATCGCCCTGCTGGTGATGATGTATCGCGGCAGCGCGCGGCAGAAGCTGAATAATATCGCCTATGCGCTGATTATCGGCGGCGCGTTGGGCAACCTGTTTGACCGGATGTGGCATGGTTTTGTCGTGGACTTTATCGACTTCTATGTCGGTAGCTGGCATTTCGCCACCTTCAATCTGGCGGACAGCGCTATCTGTATCGGCGCCGCGCTGATTGTGCTGGAAGGCTTTTTCAACACCCATGATGACGCGGTCAAGCAAAAGGGTCACTGA
- the fkpB gene encoding FKBP-type peptidyl-prolyl cis-trans isomerase, translating into MSETVQSNSAVLVHFILTLEDGSAAESTRESGKPALFRLGDGSLSAELERHLLGLRRGEKRKFTLAPESAFGAANPDLIQFFLRRDFAETGMPDVGTIMLFSGMGGNDMPGIIREVTEESVTVDFNHPLAGRSVTFDMEVVDIDPSRQEVPHANLAG; encoded by the coding sequence ATGTCTGAGACTGTACAGAGCAACAGCGCTGTGCTGGTGCATTTTATCCTGACGCTGGAGGATGGTTCCGCGGCGGAGTCTACCCGCGAAAGCGGCAAACCCGCGCTGTTCCGCTTGGGCGACGGCAGCCTGTCCGCCGAACTGGAACGGCATCTGCTGGGATTAAGGCGGGGTGAGAAACGCAAGTTCACGCTGGCGCCGGAGTCCGCTTTCGGCGCCGCAAACCCCGACCTGATCCAGTTTTTCCTGCGTCGCGACTTTGCCGAGACCGGCATGCCGGACGTGGGGACCATCATGCTGTTCAGCGGCATGGGCGGCAACGATATGCCGGGGATCATCCGTGAGGTGACGGAAGAGTCCGTCACCGTGGATTTCAACCATCCGCTGGCCGGCCGCTCGGTTACCTTTGATATGGAAGTCGTGGATATCGACCCCTCTCGGCAGGAGGTTCCCCATGCAAATCTTGCTGGCTAA
- the ispH gene encoding 4-hydroxy-3-methylbut-2-enyl diphosphate reductase, whose translation MQILLANPRGFCAGVDRAISIVERALEIYGTPIYVRHEVVHNRYVVNGLRERGAIFIEQIGDVPDGSILIFSAHGVSQAVRAEAKNRDLTVFDATCPLVTKVHMEVARASRKGVEAILIGHAGHPEVEGTMGQYSNARGGMYLVESPEDVWRLQVKDENNLCFMTQTTLSVDDTSAVIDALRERFPRIIGPRKDDICYATTNRQEAVRNLATEADVVLVVGSRNSSNSNRLAELAQRAGKAAYLIDAAADIQESWLSGITRVGVTAGASAPDILVQQVIERLQALGGEIAVEMQGREENIVFEVPKELRVEVKLID comes from the coding sequence ATGCAAATCTTGCTGGCTAATCCCCGTGGCTTTTGCGCCGGGGTTGATCGCGCCATCAGTATCGTCGAACGGGCGCTGGAGATCTACGGCACCCCAATCTACGTGCGTCATGAAGTGGTGCATAACCGCTATGTGGTTAACGGGCTGCGTGAGCGCGGCGCGATATTTATCGAACAGATCGGGGATGTGCCGGACGGCTCGATCCTGATTTTCTCGGCGCACGGCGTTTCGCAAGCGGTGCGCGCCGAGGCCAAAAATCGCGATCTGACCGTCTTTGACGCCACCTGTCCGCTGGTGACCAAGGTGCATATGGAAGTGGCGAGGGCCAGCCGCAAAGGCGTGGAGGCGATCCTGATCGGCCACGCCGGCCACCCGGAGGTCGAAGGCACCATGGGGCAGTACAGTAACGCGCGCGGCGGCATGTATCTGGTGGAGTCGCCCGAGGATGTCTGGCGCTTGCAGGTGAAGGACGAAAACAACCTCTGCTTTATGACGCAAACCACGCTGTCGGTTGATGATACCTCCGCGGTGATCGATGCGCTGCGCGAACGCTTTCCGCGCATTATCGGCCCGCGCAAAGATGATATTTGCTACGCCACCACCAATCGTCAGGAGGCGGTGCGCAATCTGGCGACTGAAGCCGACGTGGTGCTGGTGGTCGGCTCCAGGAACTCCTCCAATTCCAATCGTCTGGCCGAACTGGCGCAGCGCGCGGGAAAAGCGGCTTATCTGATTGATGCCGCCGCGGACATTCAGGAAAGCTGGCTGAGCGGCATTACCCGCGTCGGGGTGACCGCCGGGGCGTCGGCGCCGGATATCCTGGTGCAGCAGGTCATCGAGCGCTTGCAGGCCCTGGGCGGAGAGATTGCCGTGGAAATGCAGGGGCGCGAAGAGAATATCGTCTTTGAAGTGCCCAAAGAGCTGCGCGTTGAAGTCAAGCTAATCGATTAA
- the dapB gene encoding 4-hydroxy-tetrahydrodipicolinate reductase, whose protein sequence is MQDSSIIRIAVAGAGGRMGRQLIAAVEQAEGAILGAALERPGSSLVGVDAGELAGLGKTGVAVSDSLEAVRDDFDILIDFTRPEGTLAYLAFCRQHHKGMIIGTTGFDEQGKAAIRDAAREIGIVFAANFSVGVNVMLKLLEKAAKVMGDYSDIEIIEAHHRHKVDAPSGTALAMGEAIAGALGRDLKTCAVYAREGYTGERDPQSIGFATVRAGDIVGEHTAMFADIGERVEITHKASSRMTFANGAVRAAIWVKSRKEGLFDMRDVLGLDDL, encoded by the coding sequence ATGCAGGATTCATCAATCATCCGTATCGCCGTTGCCGGTGCCGGCGGTCGTATGGGGCGTCAGCTTATTGCGGCCGTTGAGCAGGCGGAGGGCGCGATATTGGGCGCCGCGCTGGAGCGTCCGGGATCGTCGCTGGTAGGGGTTGACGCCGGCGAACTGGCCGGGCTGGGCAAAACCGGCGTGGCGGTGAGCGACAGCCTGGAAGCCGTGCGTGACGACTTCGATATCTTAATCGATTTTACCCGTCCTGAAGGCACGCTGGCCTATCTGGCGTTTTGTCGTCAGCACCATAAGGGCATGATTATCGGCACCACCGGCTTTGATGAGCAGGGAAAAGCGGCTATTCGCGACGCCGCGCGGGAGATAGGCATTGTTTTCGCCGCTAACTTCAGCGTGGGCGTGAATGTGATGCTCAAGCTGCTGGAAAAAGCCGCCAAGGTGATGGGCGATTATAGCGATATCGAAATTATTGAGGCCCACCACCGCCATAAAGTGGATGCGCCTTCAGGAACGGCGCTGGCGATGGGCGAGGCGATTGCCGGTGCGCTGGGGCGCGATCTGAAAACCTGCGCCGTTTATGCCCGCGAAGGCTATACCGGCGAGCGCGATCCGCAAAGCATTGGTTTTGCCACCGTGCGGGCGGGCGATATCGTCGGCGAGCACACGGCGATGTTTGCCGATATCGGCGAGCGCGTGGAGATTACCCACAAGGCTTCCAGCCGTATGACCTTTGCCAATGGCGCGGTAAGGGCGGCAATCTGGGTGAAATCCAGAAAAGAGGGGCTTTTCGATATGCGCGACGTGCTTGGTTTGGATGATTTGTAA
- the carA gene encoding glutamine-hydrolyzing carbamoyl-phosphate synthase small subunit, giving the protein MIKSALLVLEDGTQFHGRAIGAEGSAVGEVVFNTSMTGYQEILTDPSYSRQIVTLTYPHIGNVGANDADEESPAIQAQGLVIRDLPLIASNYRSEESLSDYLKRHNIVAIADIDTRKLTRLLREKGAQSGCIIAGDAPDAALALEKARAFPGLKGMDLAKEVTTAESYGWTQGSWTLEGGLPAAKAQSELPYHVVAYDYGVKRNILRLLVDRGCRLTVVPAQTPAEEVLKLDPDGIFLSNGPGDPQPCDYAIRAIKAFLDTDIPVFGICLGHQLLALASGAKTVKMKLGHHGGNHPVKDLDNNRVMITAQNHGFAVDENDLPATLRVTHKSLFDHTVQGIHRTDKAAFSFQGHPEASPGPHDAAPFFDHFIELIKTYRSSAE; this is encoded by the coding sequence TTGATTAAGTCAGCGCTATTGGTTCTGGAAGACGGAACCCAATTCCATGGCCGGGCCATCGGGGCGGAAGGCTCGGCAGTGGGAGAAGTGGTCTTCAATACGTCGATGACCGGATATCAAGAAATCCTTACCGATCCATCCTATTCCCGCCAAATCGTGACTCTCACTTATCCCCATATCGGTAATGTCGGTGCCAACGACGCCGACGAAGAATCGCCAGCCATACAGGCCCAGGGGCTGGTTATTCGAGACCTGCCGCTGATTGCCAGTAACTACCGCAGCGAAGAGAGCCTGTCCGACTACCTCAAACGCCATAACATCGTCGCCATCGCCGATATCGATACCCGTAAGCTGACCCGCCTGCTGCGCGAGAAAGGCGCCCAGAGCGGCTGTATTATCGCCGGCGACGCGCCGGACGCCGCGCTGGCGTTGGAAAAAGCCCGGGCGTTTCCGGGGCTGAAGGGCATGGATCTGGCGAAAGAGGTCACCACGGCGGAAAGCTATGGCTGGACGCAGGGCAGCTGGACGCTGGAAGGCGGGCTGCCGGCGGCGAAAGCGCAGAGCGAACTGCCTTACCATGTAGTGGCTTACGACTACGGCGTGAAGCGCAACATTCTGCGCCTGCTGGTGGACAGAGGCTGCCGCCTGACGGTGGTGCCGGCGCAGACCCCGGCGGAGGAGGTGTTGAAACTGGATCCGGACGGCATCTTCCTGTCGAACGGCCCGGGCGACCCGCAGCCTTGCGACTACGCCATTCGGGCGATTAAAGCCTTTCTGGACACTGATATTCCGGTATTCGGCATCTGCCTCGGCCACCAGTTGCTGGCGCTGGCGAGCGGGGCGAAGACGGTCAAAATGAAGCTTGGCCACCACGGCGGCAATCACCCGGTAAAAGATCTGGATAATAATCGCGTGATGATCACCGCTCAGAACCACGGTTTTGCGGTGGATGAAAACGATCTGCCCGCCACTCTACGGGTGACGCACAAATCGCTGTTCGACCACACGGTGCAGGGGATTCACCGCACCGACAAGGCGGCGTTCAGTTTTCAGGGGCACCCGGAAGCCAGCCCCGGCCCGCACGATGCGGCGCCGTTTTTCGACCACTTTATTGAATTGATCAAGACTTACCGTTCTTCAGCCGAATAA
- the carB gene encoding carbamoyl-phosphate synthase large subunit has product MPKRTDIKSILILGAGPIVIGQACEFDYSGAQACKALREEGYRVILVNSNPATIMTDPEMADATYIEPIHWEVVRKIIEKERPDAVLPTMGGQTALNCALELESQGVLAEFGVTMIGATADAIDKAEDRRRFDVAMKKIGLDTARSGIAHNMEEALAVAAEVGFPCIIRPSFTMGGSGGGIAYNREEFEEICERGLDLSPTKELLIDESLIGWKEYEMEVVRDKNDNCIIVCSIENFDAMGIHTGDSITVAPAQTLTDKEYQIMRNASMAVLREIGVETGGSNVQFAVNPKNGRLIVIEMNPRVSRSSALASKATGFPIAKIAAKLAVGYTLDELMNDITGGRTPASFEPSIDYVVTKIPRFNFEKFAGANDRLTTQMKSVGEVMAIGRTQQESLQKALRGLEVGANGFDPKVDLDDPQALTQIRRELKDAGAERIWYIADAFRAGMSVDGVFNLTNIDRWFLVQIEELVRLEEQVAEKGVNALDADFLRQLKRKGFADARLAALAGVAESEIRKLRDGFDLHPVYKRVDTCAAEFATDTAYMYSTYEEECEANPHQDRDKIMVLGGGPNRIGQGIEFDYCCVHASLALREDGYETIMVNCNPETVSTDYDTSDRLYFEPVTLEDVLEIVRIEQPKGVIVQYGGQTPLKLARALEAAGVPVIGTSPDAIDRAEDRERFQQAVDRLNLKQPANATVTAIEQAVEKARYIGYPLVVRPSYVLGGRAMEIVYDEIDLRRYFQNAVVVSNDAPVLLDRFLDDAIEVDVDAICDGERVLIGGIMEHIEQAGVHSGDSACSLPAYTLSKEIQDVMRRQVEKLAFELGVRGLMNVQFAVKNNEVYLIEVNPRAARTVPFVSKATGVPLAKVAARVMVGQTLAQQGVTQEVIPPYYSVKEVVLPFNKFPGVDPILGPEMRSTGEVMGVGRTFAEAFAKAMLGSNSQMKKSGRALLSVREGDKARVVDLAAKLLKHGFELDATHGTAIELGEAGINPRLVNKVHEGRPHIQDRIKNGEYAYIVNTTAGRQAIEDSKLIRRSALQYKVHYDTTMNGGFATAMSLNADPTERVISVQEMHALVKG; this is encoded by the coding sequence ATGCCAAAACGTACAGATATTAAAAGCATCCTGATTCTGGGCGCCGGTCCGATCGTTATCGGCCAGGCGTGCGAATTCGACTACTCCGGGGCGCAGGCCTGCAAAGCGCTGCGCGAAGAGGGCTACCGCGTCATTCTGGTGAACTCCAACCCGGCCACCATTATGACCGACCCGGAAATGGCCGACGCCACCTACATCGAGCCGATTCACTGGGAAGTGGTACGCAAAATCATCGAGAAAGAGCGCCCGGACGCGGTGCTGCCGACCATGGGCGGCCAGACGGCGCTGAACTGCGCGCTGGAGCTGGAGAGTCAGGGCGTGCTGGCCGAATTCGGCGTCACCATGATCGGCGCCACCGCCGATGCGATTGATAAGGCCGAAGATCGCCGCCGCTTTGACGTGGCGATGAAGAAAATCGGCCTGGATACCGCCCGTTCCGGTATCGCGCACAATATGGAAGAGGCGCTGGCGGTGGCGGCCGAGGTTGGTTTCCCATGCATTATCCGTCCCTCCTTTACCATGGGCGGCTCCGGCGGCGGCATCGCCTATAACCGCGAAGAGTTTGAAGAGATCTGCGAGCGCGGCCTGGATCTGTCGCCCACCAAAGAGTTGCTGATCGACGAATCGCTGATTGGCTGGAAAGAGTATGAAATGGAGGTGGTGCGCGATAAGAACGACAACTGCATCATCGTCTGCTCCATTGAAAACTTCGACGCCATGGGGATCCATACCGGCGACTCCATCACCGTTGCGCCGGCGCAAACCCTGACCGACAAAGAGTATCAAATCATGCGTAACGCCTCGATGGCGGTGCTGCGCGAGATCGGGGTGGAAACCGGCGGTTCGAACGTCCAGTTCGCGGTCAACCCGAAAAACGGCCGCCTGATCGTGATTGAGATGAATCCGCGGGTGTCGCGCTCCTCCGCGCTGGCATCCAAGGCCACCGGCTTCCCGATTGCGAAAATCGCCGCCAAGCTGGCGGTGGGCTACACGCTTGACGAACTGATGAACGACATTACCGGCGGCCGTACGCCGGCCTCCTTTGAACCCTCCATCGACTATGTGGTTACCAAGATCCCGCGCTTCAACTTCGAGAAGTTCGCCGGCGCCAACGACCGCCTGACCACGCAGATGAAATCGGTGGGGGAAGTGATGGCGATCGGCCGCACGCAGCAGGAATCGTTGCAGAAAGCGCTGCGCGGCCTGGAAGTCGGGGCGAACGGATTCGACCCGAAAGTCGATCTGGACGATCCGCAGGCGTTGACCCAAATCCGCCGCGAGCTGAAGGATGCGGGGGCCGAGCGTATCTGGTATATCGCCGACGCTTTCCGCGCCGGCATGTCCGTCGACGGCGTATTCAACCTGACCAATATCGACCGCTGGTTCCTGGTGCAGATTGAAGAGCTGGTGCGTCTGGAAGAGCAGGTGGCGGAAAAAGGCGTGAACGCGCTGGACGCCGACTTCCTGCGCCAGCTGAAGCGTAAAGGCTTTGCCGATGCGCGTCTGGCCGCGCTGGCCGGGGTGGCGGAAAGCGAAATACGCAAGCTGCGCGACGGGTTCGACCTGCACCCGGTGTATAAGCGCGTCGATACCTGCGCGGCGGAGTTCGCCACCGACACCGCGTACATGTATTCCACCTATGAGGAGGAGTGCGAAGCCAATCCGCATCAGGACCGCGACAAAATCATGGTGCTGGGCGGCGGGCCGAACCGTATCGGTCAGGGCATCGAGTTCGACTACTGCTGCGTTCATGCGTCGCTGGCGCTGCGCGAAGACGGTTATGAAACCATTATGGTCAACTGTAACCCGGAAACCGTCTCGACCGACTACGACACCTCCGACCGTCTGTACTTTGAGCCGGTGACGCTGGAGGACGTGCTGGAAATCGTGCGTATCGAGCAGCCTAAAGGGGTTATCGTGCAATACGGCGGCCAGACGCCGTTGAAGCTGGCGCGGGCGCTTGAAGCCGCCGGCGTGCCGGTTATCGGCACCAGCCCGGATGCCATCGACCGCGCCGAAGACCGTGAGCGTTTCCAGCAGGCGGTAGACCGTCTGAACCTGAAACAGCCGGCCAACGCCACGGTGACGGCGATTGAGCAGGCGGTGGAAAAGGCGCGCTATATCGGCTATCCGCTGGTGGTGCGTCCCTCCTATGTGCTCGGCGGCCGGGCGATGGAGATCGTCTACGACGAAATCGATCTGCGTCGCTACTTCCAGAATGCGGTGGTGGTGTCCAACGATGCGCCGGTGCTGCTGGACCGCTTCCTGGACGACGCCATTGAAGTGGACGTGGACGCCATCTGTGACGGCGAGCGGGTGCTGATCGGCGGCATTATGGAGCACATCGAGCAGGCGGGCGTTCACTCCGGCGACTCGGCCTGTTCGTTGCCGGCCTATACGCTGAGCAAGGAAATTCAGGACGTGATGCGCCGGCAGGTAGAGAAACTGGCGTTTGAGCTGGGGGTTCGCGGCCTGATGAACGTGCAGTTCGCCGTCAAAAACAACGAAGTCTATCTGATTGAAGTCAACCCGCGGGCGGCGCGTACCGTTCCGTTTGTTTCCAAGGCGACCGGCGTGCCGCTGGCGAAAGTCGCGGCGCGGGTGATGGTGGGCCAGACGCTGGCGCAGCAGGGGGTGACGCAAGAAGTGATCCCGCCTTATTACTCGGTGAAAGAGGTGGTGCTGCCGTTTAACAAATTCCCCGGCGTCGACCCGATTCTGGGGCCGGAAATGCGCTCCACCGGCGAGGTGATGGGCGTGGGCCGCACCTTCGCCGAAGCCTTCGCCAAAGCCATGCTGGGCAGCAACTCGCAGATGAAGAAATCCGGCCGGGCGCTGTTGTCGGTGCGTGAAGGCGACAAGGCCCGGGTGGTGGATCTGGCGGCGAAACTGCTTAAGCACGGCTTTGAGCTGGATGCGACGCACGGCACGGCCATTGAGCTGGGTGAAGCGGGGATTAATCCTCGTCTGGTGAACAAGGTGCATGAAGGGCGCCCGCACATTCAGGATCGCATTAAAAACGGCGAGTACGCCTATATCGTCAACACCACGGCGGGGCGCCAGGCGATTGAGGATTCCAAGCTGATCCGCCGCAGCGCGCTGCAATACAAGGTACATTACGATACTACCATGAACGGCGGGTTCGCCACGGCGATGTCGTTAAACGCCGATCCCACCGAGAGAGTGATCTCGGTACAGGAAATGCATGCCCTGGTGAAAGGCTGA
- a CDS encoding SDR family oxidoreductase: protein MSVNQQNPSLTKDASSPLTGKNPTEAYPKPPFDDQPQTPPGLAGKMKPVPDHGEKSYRGSGRLSGRKALITGGDSGIGRAVAIAYAREGADVAINYLPEEESDAREVIALIRAAGRTAVAIPGDIRTEEFCRRLVKEAVEKLGGLDILVNNAGRQQYNESIEELTTEAFDATFKTNVYAPFWISKAALAHLPAGSVIINTSSVQAFIPSPILLDYAQTKACNVAFTKALAKQLGPKGIRVNAVAPGPYWTPLQPSGGQPAEKVREFGGDSPLGRPGQPAEIAPLYVTLASAESSYASGQVWCSDGGTGTL from the coding sequence ATGAGTGTTAACCAGCAGAATCCAAGCTTAACCAAAGACGCGTCATCCCCATTAACCGGTAAAAATCCGACCGAGGCGTACCCCAAACCGCCTTTTGACGATCAGCCCCAGACGCCGCCGGGATTGGCCGGCAAAATGAAACCCGTTCCCGATCATGGCGAAAAAAGCTACCGCGGCAGCGGGCGTCTTTCCGGCCGCAAGGCGTTGATCACCGGCGGCGATTCGGGGATCGGGCGTGCCGTCGCCATCGCTTACGCCCGGGAAGGGGCGGACGTGGCGATTAACTATCTGCCGGAAGAAGAATCCGACGCGCGGGAAGTGATTGCGCTGATTCGCGCCGCAGGGCGCACCGCCGTCGCCATCCCCGGCGATATCCGCACGGAGGAGTTCTGCCGGCGCCTGGTCAAGGAAGCGGTAGAAAAACTGGGCGGGTTGGATATTCTGGTTAACAATGCCGGACGTCAGCAATACAACGAGTCCATTGAGGAACTGACCACGGAAGCCTTTGACGCGACCTTTAAGACCAACGTCTATGCGCCGTTCTGGATTTCGAAAGCCGCGCTGGCGCATTTGCCGGCGGGCTCCGTCATCATTAACACCTCGTCGGTGCAGGCGTTTATCCCCAGCCCGATCCTGTTGGATTACGCCCAGACCAAAGCCTGTAATGTGGCGTTCACCAAAGCGCTGGCTAAGCAACTGGGGCCGAAGGGTATTCGCGTCAACGCGGTGGCGCCGGGTCCCTATTGGACGCCTTTACAGCCGAGCGGCGGCCAGCCGGCGGAAAAAGTGAGGGAGTTTGGCGGCGATAGTCCGTTGGGCCGCCCCGGTCAGCCGGCGGAGATTGCGCCGCTGTATGTGACGCTGGCCTCGGCGGAAAGCAGCTATGCCTCCGGTCAGGTATGGTGTTCCGACGGCGGGACGGGAACCCTCTGA
- a CDS encoding LysE family transporter, with protein sequence MLETSLFVATIAALGMLSPGPDFFLVIKNAARYPRAAALMTSLGVICGVATHMAYCVAGLAVVITTTPWLFNLLKYAGAAYLIWVGVQALLSRGGSKMNLADLTKQRVSMKKAFLQGYLCNLLNPKATLFFLAMFTQVLSVDSGVGEKLWYAMIIWVLAAVWWPLLVVIFQSGPVRRVLEKAQKLVDKVLGTVLIALGIKVALG encoded by the coding sequence ATGCTGGAAACGTCGCTGTTTGTCGCCACCATTGCCGCGCTGGGCATGCTTTCGCCCGGCCCTGATTTTTTTCTGGTGATCAAAAATGCGGCCCGCTATCCGCGAGCCGCGGCGCTGATGACGTCATTAGGCGTGATCTGCGGCGTAGCGACCCATATGGCGTACTGCGTGGCGGGACTGGCGGTGGTTATCACCACCACCCCATGGCTGTTCAATTTACTGAAATACGCCGGGGCCGCTTATCTGATCTGGGTCGGCGTTCAGGCGCTGCTGTCCCGCGGCGGGAGTAAAATGAATCTCGCGGATTTAACGAAACAGCGGGTCAGCATGAAGAAAGCCTTTTTGCAGGGCTACTTATGCAATCTGCTGAACCCGAAGGCCACGCTGTTCTTTCTGGCGATGTTTACCCAGGTGCTGAGCGTCGACTCCGGCGTCGGCGAGAAACTGTGGTATGCCATGATTATCTGGGTTCTGGCCGCAGTCTGGTGGCCGCTGCTGGTGGTTATTTTTCAGAGCGGGCCGGTACGCCGCGTGCTGGAAAAAGCGCAAAAGCTGGTGGATAAAGTGCTGGGTACGGTGTTGATCGCGCTCGGTATCAAGGTGGCGCTGGGTTAA
- a CDS encoding threonine/serine ThrE exporter family protein, protein MVDETSRQREITRLCIQCALLLLQHGAESTVVEQLPARLGVALGVDSVESSISANAIVLTTIQGGHCLTSTRKNVDRGINMHVVTEVQHTVIMAEHRLLDVAGVEKRFAHIKPLRYPRWLMVSIVALSCACFSRLNGGGWDASVVTLIASGLAMYVRQLFTARHLNPLINFCITAFVATSASGLLMKLPVFQHTSTVAMAASVLLLVPGFPLINAVADMFKGHVNTGLARWTVASLLTLSTCIGVVMALAMWGLRGWA, encoded by the coding sequence ATGGTCGATGAAACGTCACGGCAAAGGGAGATTACCCGGCTGTGCATTCAGTGCGCGCTGTTGCTGTTGCAGCACGGCGCGGAAAGTACGGTTGTGGAGCAGTTGCCCGCCAGGCTTGGCGTGGCGTTGGGCGTTGATAGCGTCGAGAGTTCGATCTCGGCGAACGCCATCGTCCTGACCACCATCCAAGGGGGGCATTGCCTGACGTCCACGCGCAAGAATGTCGATCGCGGCATCAATATGCATGTGGTTACCGAGGTGCAGCACACGGTGATTATGGCCGAGCATAGATTGCTGGATGTGGCCGGGGTGGAGAAACGTTTTGCCCATATCAAGCCGCTGCGCTATCCGCGCTGGCTGATGGTGTCCATCGTGGCGCTGTCCTGCGCCTGCTTCAGCCGGCTGAACGGCGGCGGGTGGGATGCCTCGGTGGTGACGCTGATCGCCAGCGGCCTGGCGATGTATGTGCGCCAGCTGTTCACCGCCCGCCACCTTAATCCGCTGATTAACTTTTGTATTACCGCATTCGTGGCGACGTCCGCCTCGGGGCTATTGATGAAGCTGCCCGTTTTCCAGCACACCTCAACCGTGGCGATGGCGGCCAGCGTGCTGCTGCTGGTTCCCGGTTTTCCGCTGATCAACGCGGTGGCCGATATGTTTAAAGGACACGTCAATACGGGACTGGCCCGTTGGACGGTAGCCAGCCTGCTGACGCTGTCCACCTGCATTGGCGTGGTGATGGCGCTGGCGATGTGGGGATTACGCGGATGGGCTTAA
- a CDS encoding threonine/serine exporter: MGLTLLWELLLDMALAAVPALGFAMVFNVPVRALRYCAALGALGHGVRFIAMHFGLNIEWASFLAAITIGILGIRWSRWLLAHPKVFTVAAVIPMFPGISAYTAMISVVELSHLGYSEELMSVMITNFLKASFIVGALSIGLSLPGIWLYRKRPSV, from the coding sequence ATGGGCTTAACGCTGTTGTGGGAGCTGTTACTGGATATGGCGCTGGCGGCGGTGCCGGCGTTGGGCTTCGCCATGGTGTTCAACGTGCCCGTCAGGGCGTTGCGCTACTGCGCGGCGCTGGGGGCGCTGGGACACGGCGTGCGCTTTATCGCCATGCATTTCGGTTTGAACATCGAATGGGCCTCGTTTCTGGCGGCGATTACCATCGGCATCCTCGGCATTCGCTGGTCGCGCTGGCTGTTGGCGCACCCCAAGGTGTTTACCGTCGCCGCGGTGATTCCCATGTTCCCGGGGATTTCGGCCTATACCGCGATGATTTCCGTGGTGGAGCTGTCGCACCTTGGCTACAGCGAAGAATTGATGAGCGTAATGATCACCAATTTCCTTAAGGCCAGCTTTATCGTCGGGGCGTTGTCCATCGGCCTGTCGCTGCCGGGAATATGGCTGTACCGTAAGCGCCCCAGCGTCTAA
- the folA gene encoding type 3 dihydrofolate reductase yields MVISLIAALAVDRVIGMENAMPWHLPADLAWFKRNTVDKPIVMGRNTFRSIGQPLPGRLNIVVSNHPGDDERVTWVSSLDEALAAAGDAPEVMVIGGGSIYRQMLPRADRLYLTHIDAEVEGDTHFPDYEPDEWSSTFSEFHDADERNSHSYCFEILERN; encoded by the coding sequence ATGGTTATTAGTTTGATTGCCGCATTGGCTGTGGATCGTGTTATCGGTATGGAGAACGCCATGCCGTGGCATTTACCGGCGGATTTGGCGTGGTTTAAACGAAATACGGTAGATAAGCCGATCGTGATGGGGCGCAATACCTTCCGCTCTATCGGTCAGCCATTGCCGGGCAGGCTTAATATTGTGGTCAGCAATCATCCCGGCGATGACGAGCGGGTGACCTGGGTTTCCTCCCTGGACGAGGCGCTGGCCGCCGCCGGCGATGCGCCAGAAGTGATGGTGATCGGCGGCGGGAGTATCTACCGGCAGATGTTGCCCAGGGCTGACCGGCTGTATCTGACCCATATCGATGCGGAAGTCGAAGGCGATACGCATTTTCCGGATTATGAGCCCGATGAGTGGTCGTCCACGTTCAGCGAGTTTCATGATGCGGATGAGCGTAATTCTCACAGCTACTGTTTCGAGATTCTGGAGAGAAACTGA